Within Eublepharis macularius isolate TG4126 chromosome 19, MPM_Emac_v1.0, whole genome shotgun sequence, the genomic segment ACGGGCAGTAACTCCTGCCCTAGCAATAGCGACCACTCCAAGGATCAGGGCTTCGGGCACATGGAGGAGTTACAGCTTGAAGACCTGGCCGAAGATGAGCTGCCGTTTGAAGACCCTGCTGAGGAGCTAGGAGCCACAGAAGAAGTGATCGAGCTGAGCGATGACAGCGAGGAGGAGCTGTCTTTCGAAAACGACAGCCGGGATAGTAAGGCCATGCCCTGTCAAGTGTGTAAGAAAGTTTTAGAGCCCAACATACAGCTGATCCGCCAGCACGCTCGAGACCACGTCGATCTCCTGACGGGCAACTGTAAAGTCTGCGAGACCCATTTTCAGGACAGGAACTCGAGAGTCACCCACGTCCTGTCCCACATTGGGATATTCCTTTTCTCCTGTGATATGTGTGAGACTAAGTTTTTCACTCAGTGGCAGCTCAACCTCCACCGCCGAGAGGGAGTGTTTGATAACAACATCATCGTTCATCCCAGTGACCCGTTGATAGGAAAGGTCAACTTGTTTAGTGGAGACTTGGCCTGTGCTGCCTGTGGGAAGGCACTGGCCAAAGATTTTCATATGGTTCGAGGCCACATCTTGGATCACGTGAACTCGAAAGGCCAAGTGTGCGATTTGTGTGATCAGCGGCATCTAAATCTCTGCAGTCTGATGTGGCACATGCTTTCCCACCTGGGCATCTCTGTTTTTTCTTGCTCTATTTGTGCCAACAGTTTTGTGGACAGGCACCTTCTGGAGAAGCACATGGCAGTACACCAAAGCATGGAGGAAGCCCTGTTTCGGTGTCACTACTGCGGCCAGGCTTTTAAGCTGGAAGCTGCTTATCGCTACCATGTAAGCCAGCACAAGTGCAGCACCAGCTTGGACCTCGTGCGGCCCAGTTTTGGGGACCGCCTCCACCAGCAGGCTCTGCAGAAGAGGAAGTTGCCGGAGGAATTCCTAAGTGAGGACGTGGCTCTCCAGAACCAGCCTGGAAACAGTAAATACAGCTGCAAAGTATGCGGGAAAAGGTTTGCCCACACGAGCGAATTCAACTACCACCGGCGGATCCACACCGGAGAGAAGCCCTATCAGTGCAAAGTGTGCCACAAGTTTTTCCGAGGGCGTTCCACCATCAAGTGCCACCTGAAGACGCACTCGGGGGCCCTCATGTACAGGTGCACAGTTTGCGGCCACTACAGCTCTACCCTTAACCTTATGAGCAAGCATATAGGGGTGCACAAAGGCAGCCTCCCCCCTGACTTCACCATCGAACAAACTTTCATGTACATCATCCATTCCAAAGAGACGGAGAAAAACACAGACAGCTGATGCGGCAGGATCGGAGGGGGCGAGCTCTGCCTGCGGTGGCGGCGTAGCTCTCTCCAGCTCATTACTTTTAATGGTCAGGCATCATCACCATCGTACTTTATTTCCTTTTGCCTTGttagggtcccccctcccccttaaaTCTGCTGTCCTGTGAAAACAACACCACGCTAGATGTGTTATGGGTCTTGAGAAACCTGTCCGTGTTTACCTCCTGCCGACTCGATTGCTTGTCGTCTGTTATCTCGGAAATAGACTGTTTTTTTCCATTGGTTGATTTCCTCCCCCTTCATGCCCCCCTCTCCAGCCTTTAATTTGTGTTCACTAAAAGATTTATGCTGCTAAGATATATTGATGCTACACATCAATAGATAGGAATAGCAGGGGGAGAAGTGAGATGAAAAGGGAGCGCAGTTTCTGCGCTGCTGCTGGGAGGAGATATATTAGAAAAACTTACCATGTCACCCTAAACAAGTTAACTTGGAAGCAGATTCCACTTCATTTAATGGCATGTAGTCCTCACCTGGTATGTGTGTTGAGGATACTTAGGTTGCAGTGTTAAGAACGTTTACCCGGGACTACGCACCATTGAATAAGATGGGACTTCgaaataaacatgcatagaattgcactgttttaGCCTCAGATTCTGGCTGGAGAAATTCGTATTTCTCTTGCTGCGCTGCTGCCAGTGACCACCTCTATGAGAGTCTCTGTGCATGAGGCCTCTTGCAggagacgctcaagtgaagggagatgcaatgttagctgggaagcgtaattTACAAAAGACAGATTGgacggctttgtcaatttcatctctctagcGCCTGCAGGGAATCTCCTCCCAGGGTTGGTTTGcttcctctttgcttcctagaagggtgaaactgacagagacttctggaagcgaagatgaaataaacccaccctctgagcagtggggctctagagaggtgaaattgacaaagcctttctgTCCTTGcaccttcacttgagtgtcctcgtgtaaggggtcttgtgtagagagactcttcatctcttgccatgaaccgcccccccccagaggtcaccataagtcagctagagggcactctccaccaccaatattgccaattttttttaaaaccaatgcCTACCTTTATGCCGTGTAGCCTGCAGACACGAGCGTGTGGAAAGCTTCATTTGGTGATTTCTGTAGACCAAGCTGCCCTTAGAGGCACAAGAGAAAGCCCGGGGGTTTATTCGGGTTTCCGCTTGTTTGGCAATCCAATCGCACATTCAGCCTCAGCTTGCCTTTTCCCATGGAATAAATGCATGATTTTATAAGCTCCCACTTTACAGCAAGGGAAACAGAACAAGAAAGGGGACTCTCAagtgtttgggggaaggggggtaggGAGAGGAATGTTCGGCCAGACATGGATAGGAGGAGAACATAGTGTCCTGAGAGTCTTCTTAGCTTAGATGCTGGGCGTGGTTAGCTGTCCAGTAGACCctttccaaaaaaaaatgttcccaGGGCATTAAACTGTTGCGTTCCTCTCCTCCTTCACCGGTACTTTTAATGCTAGTGTAGGATTCTACCAGTAAGGCAAGTATCTAAACCCTTCTTGAGAGTGTTTGATGGAGGAAGTGCCAGGAACCTTCCTTTAAGTAGCATTTAAAAGAAATTGTTGCCTTAAGGAAATGTTTTTAGAAGGATGAATCAAAAGTTTAGGGCCTTTCCAGGTGTTTCCCCCCCCCATATGCAATAAATAACACAGTAATTTGTTGTGGGTGGATTCAAATGTCTTATAAAAATAGCACTTTTGTGAGGGATATATTCAGTGCCCATGTGCGAATTTTATTACAGGGAATGTGTGATCACTCCCTCCAAAAAGTGCATCCGTCACAATCTTGTTACGTGGAATATGGCAGAGGTGCATATAGGACCGAAGGCAAACATAAGTTTTGTAGGGCAGTAGGGCTGGTCATTACAAAGCTTTGAAAGAATTCTGTGAGGTGTCAGCTAGAGATCTCTGTGTCCAGGTCTCTCAGTATTGTTCATTTAAaagcagaagaggaggaaggaaaattTGGACCAGAACTAGACCTCTCATAGGTATTAGTCCTtgtaaggagaaaaaaaaagagcCAATTCATCTTTTTCCCTACCAGGGCTAATAGCCACACGGGGTGGATGGATTTCTGTCTGGGAAACAGCACAATGGGAAAGGGTAATCATGACCTCCATCCCAATTACATGTCATTGGTCCGcttttaaatgaaattaaatatgGTATTTAATAAAGCCCTAATTTTCCAGCAAAGAATGGCTGGGACACAGTCGAGACACATGACCTCCCAATCCACAAAGCAGTTTTGCAACTTTTAACATATTTCCCCTTTCCAAAAAGGCAAACGGCAGTCTTGCTGGTCTCTGctgtgccagtggactcaaatcctgctgttctgcagaccaaaacagctacTCGCCTCAAAGGTGTCACAGATGGTCCTTCATCTGCCTGTGTGGACCCAGCCTCCAACCAGGTGTTCAGGTTGCCACAAAAAAAGACCAAATCTAACACTGGATTAACCATCAGTCGTTCCTTTCtccctggctgattctgcacatgttggataatgcacttccaatcctctttagagatcatttggaactgaatttttcatgtgtgaaacaaaaaatccacttccaaacaattgctaaagtgcattgaaagtgcattatccaatgtgtgcggaatcatccTTTGGATGAGCCATTTGCCACCCCATCTAACCATTTAAATAGACTATTTACATTTATAATTTGCATTTTTGGAAAGGGGAAACATGTTAAAATTTGCAAAGCCACTTTGGGGATTGGGAGGGCGTATGTCTTAGTGGTGTCCTAGGCACTAACACGATATGCCTTCCTTTTGGAGAATGCTTGGGACATCTCAACTGGATAGGAACATACTCCGCTCCGTCCCAAAGCAATGTGACCCCTGAAAAGTTTTATTTATAAATTTGGGGTAAATGTTTTTGGAGGCCGAGTGTTTCTCTGATGTGCTTATTTAGCAAATGGAAAACACTCGCAGAACCTatatgtgtcccccccccccttaagtaGCAGTGCTTGCCATTTTGTGGGCCACTAGTTCATTGAAGGCACTTTCAGCTTCTCGTCTAATACATGCCTCACTcttgccatccccctgcccagtttttttaaaaaagcaaattgcagatgctctttcccccttttcattATATGAGTGCTGTAGGAGCATGCCCTGTAATCGTACTAGGGAGGAGGACATTGCAATCAGGAAGTACAAAATGTTTTTGTTGTCTGAAAAAGGCCCAGAGTCTCTGTCTCCCGTGGCAATGATGGCACGCAAAATGGCCCTGGCTGTGCCCTTGGGGTAAGGTTGGGACTTTTCTGTCTTTACTGTTGTTTTTTTTCAACAGGTACTTGCTGGAGGGATACAGCTGAGCAGGAAGAAGATCACAGGACATAAATATCGGCTGAGTTCGCATTAAGCTCATGTGGTGTGGTCCTTTTGGACTGTAGTTCATGGTGCAAACTAGGTTATTTTCAAGTGCAGTTGTGTATGATAAATCCAGcttttgggggagggcagggaatgGATGAGAGAGTTGAATGTTGATATATGTAGCTGCTGGCTAGAAATCTGCCCCCAGGCATGACACAAACTACCTCACAAAGATGAAGCCCCGGAGGCTTCAAAGCCACCTTTGGGTACAAAGAGGCTCCTGTGTTTCATATATCAAAACACTACCGTTAAAGGGGTAGAAAGAAAAGCTGAAAATCTTGCCCCCGTCCAGGTGATTCCTGACTTCTGATATCAGCTCCTATACCAATTCCAGAAAGGCAGTTTTAAGCAGGTTGCTTTGCCTCTCTTTTTACAGAACCTACCTCTAAAgagtgttgtgaagataaattctTCTGATGTTTGTCAAGGAGGAAAAGCAGTTATGTACATCCTTTTGTTTCTTCATATCCCAGGCTAATAAAAAGTTGCCACCTTGCACAGCCTCACGCTTACCTTTTTGTTTCGTTCCTCTTGTAGCCTCAGGATGGCAAGCACCAAATGAGATACGGTGAGGGGCTGTCTCAAGCGTATGGCAGACAGGACTACCTTGGAGAATAATCCATGCTGGCGGAGTTCTGTATTCGTTTTTAAGTGGTGCCTCAGGGCTTAACTGTTAATAATTTTACTTCAGCTATTAATGTCAGGACCAGACTAGGGTCATGGGTCACCATACCTGCCCGTAGACCTGGAGGCACGAACAGAAAGTTTAAGAGTCTGAAGAGCAGCAAGCAAGAGGTACTACTTTGTTGACCAAAAGGCCAGGCTTCTTGCCTGGCATATCCACAATTGCAGGAGCTGATCTTACCCGACTCGGTACCCTACTTTGCCAGAAGAGGGCGTTGAACATTACACAGTCCATAATAGCTAGGCTTCTGCCTTAGGCTTTGAGGCTTCTGGTTCAGGtacattttttttccagctcaAAGAGTGTGTTTGTTGCTGTACAGATCCAATTTCTGTTAACAGAATAAAACTTTTCATTGGGAAGGGTGGAAAAGGAGCTCTATTGAGCTTCTTTAAGAACTTTCCTTAGAGCAGAGTTCGAGCGCTGTGTTCCTTCTTGTTCTCCAGTGTTGTAACAAACCTGTCCTGCTGATAGCCAAGACGAACATGGGCAGCTTCCGAAACTTTTAAAAGCATTCTGCAGCTACAAAAATGTAAAATGTTGGTGTGGGTAGTTAGAGGGTAAGGAGTCAGAAAATCAGGGTCCTGtttctgctactgctgctgctgagtgTAGCCTTGGCCAAATAACATCGTCTGTCTGCCTCAAACCCTCTGACCTGCTCACCCTAAATCTCTTGGGTGCAGGGATAtatacctacctcacaggggaagGTTGTGAGGTGTAGTAAATATCTGTAAAGTGCTTTGGAACCATTAGACTTGTAGAAAGACGAAGTATTGTAATTAAATAGCTCTGCTCTGTTTGACATGCTATTATTAGTGAAGAATCTCTTCCTACACTTGCCATCACAGAAGGGGAGGGTCTCGGGCATGGGACAGGTATTCCCCTCTGCAACAgaacattttgaaaataaaaaaaaatgttttggagaTAAATGCTTTAGCATTATTTTTTCGTAAACTCAGAACCCCATGCCCCTCCCCATCCTTTTCTTCCAAAGATCCAGATGTGTTGAAATGAAACAGAAACACAAACAGAGAATTGTGATTTGCTGTCTAAATCCTTTGGTTAAATTAATTGTTAGGTACTGACCTGGTTATTTAAGTGTTTACTATCTATTTGCTGTAAAGTTTGTATATTTTGTAAAACTTTTCTCCTTCCtcgaaggaaaaaaaaagagtagATGTCTAAAATCGTTGTACATCGGATTCTTTTATACTCCATCATTTGACACAAAATTGTGTTTTTTATTTAgaataataaaatgaaaaacatGAGAGTTCGATGTATCGTTATTTTCTTGTTGTTCACAGACGGAGAGGCTTTGGATGTCATTGATTTTATTTGC encodes:
- the ZBTB39 gene encoding zinc finger and BTB domain-containing protein 39, coding for MGMRIKLHSTDHPNNLLKELNKCRLSETMCDVTIVVGNRSFPAHKAVLACAAGYFHNLFLNAGLDAARTYVVDFITPANFEKILSFVYTSELFTDLINVGVIYEVAEKLGMGDLLKACHSTFPDLENSAVTKQPSIKGGSRPGGALAETNHSLGETRNSGEHLGPERNSSSHGEAAGAYKEDPVNEASHHSMLPQTSKPEEQESPAQLSGAISMVAQAGLSSVNVAMQTVVSSCQSYKIQSNGDYSKGGFFASEASLDISTGSNSCPSNSDHSKDQGFGHMEELQLEDLAEDELPFEDPAEELGATEEVIELSDDSEEELSFENDSRDSKAMPCQVCKKVLEPNIQLIRQHARDHVDLLTGNCKVCETHFQDRNSRVTHVLSHIGIFLFSCDMCETKFFTQWQLNLHRREGVFDNNIIVHPSDPLIGKVNLFSGDLACAACGKALAKDFHMVRGHILDHVNSKGQVCDLCDQRHLNLCSLMWHMLSHLGISVFSCSICANSFVDRHLLEKHMAVHQSMEEALFRCHYCGQAFKLEAAYRYHVSQHKCSTSLDLVRPSFGDRLHQQALQKRKLPEEFLSEDVALQNQPGNSKYSCKVCGKRFAHTSEFNYHRRIHTGEKPYQCKVCHKFFRGRSTIKCHLKTHSGALMYRCTVCGHYSSTLNLMSKHIGVHKGSLPPDFTIEQTFMYIIHSKETEKNTDS